The genomic DNA aaGTTGGCAAAAATAATGCATCATAAGCTGATGGACTATGGCTGCTGATATTGTATTGTAAACTGTAACTataaataaagaagatgtgatatgattgtcaatgagacaactctccacaagagaccaaatgacacagatattaaaaactataggtcaccgtacgtccgtcaacaatgagcaaagccttcatagtcagctataaaaggccctgaaatgacaaatgtaaaacaattcaagcgaggaAACAATACTGTAGAAACTTATCGAAAATGCATAATAAATATTGaagaaaacttattttcattagGGTACATACCAAATTGTTGTGAGGCGTTAGAAGCTATGTTAGCTGTGGCCAGCATTGGTGCTGTGTGGAGCTCTACATCACCAGATTTTGGTGTACAGGTAGTGTAGGAGATATTCAGAAATGATTCAAAGaactttgaaaagaaaataatggcTTCTCTGTATGATATGTTTATACCCTGCCTAAAATAGCAAAgtagcattatgttttctggtttatGTGTCCATCTTTTATTTTCTTCCCACCATGTTTGTCCTGTGTCAGATAAAGTTACCATGAGTATCGATCActgcaaatataaaaataagtagatgtgatatgattgccaattaggcAACAAGAGAacaaataatacagaaattaacaaatatagttcACCATACAGTCTTTAACAATAagtcaaataaaggcaacagtagcataccACTGTTCTAAATTCACAAATCAATTGAGGAAAAACAAGTCCTTGttgcaaactaaaactgagggaataacaccaaatataagaggaaaacaacgacacaaccggaacacaacactaaaacgcaacacacacaaaatcaaactatgatataacagtggccattttcctgacttggtacaggacagaAAAAATGGtgtgttgaacctggttttgtggccaGACGAACCTCCCGCTATTatgacaattttatatataacattaaatgacaacactacatgacagaaatacaatacaaataaatggaagCACATAAAGTACAGAAAAACACAACTATAAAAGCTATCAAAGGTTACCAGAGCCATATatagccagctataaaaggcttcAAACAAGAGAACTaatggcctgatttatgtacaaaataataataataataaattaaaaaaaaggaatacaGCAACAAATGTATTGAGAATAATGATTTGCAAAATGAGATTAGCATATGATGATAGTTTTAGTGTTTTTATCTTGCAGGGTGTTTTAGACAGATTCACACAGATCAGACCTAAAGTTATTTTTAGTGTAAACGCAGTCTGGTACAATGGGAAAATACATAATCATTTAGATAAACTTGCACAGGTTGTACAAGGTAAGAATTAAGGTGATACATAACActgcagggagataactctgtcatgtctgtaaAAATTAACTGAACTTTTTACACATGTTCTACATTgtattgttaaggaaatattaatcttctcaatgatcaaaataagattttgtcaaactgatatatatctaatgaaatttttgaataaagtgtgtagttcaagatttttttttaatttatgtatgtgtcaaagggtcaaagtgaaaattttaaaattacaaacgAGCCTAATTAATTTAAGTCAAGGGGTTTGGTAACCTCCTTAAGTTGCCTAGTGATAATTTTGAATCCAGACAATGTGAAGATCTTATAGCTTGTGAAGAGAGCATAATGAATACTCAAATATCAAGTTTATGCTAAAATGATGTAATATAGttgacttaatttttttttatctcatctaaaagtcatatgaaacttaaaattataaaaaaaaatgatgcatatgtttttataacttaatggttagtttttattataaaacttatataatttgtcaaaaattttaagaaataacttgttttttaattgcttgcttccagtaAACAATTCACCAATATGCATGTTTCCGTATACAGTGAACTCAGCCTTACCTTTCTTGTAAAAATTCAGTGATTGCAATATgtatggatctgtcattgataaacattattttattgtacatattatacatgtgctcaatttccatgcttctttgttgattgtttactaaAAAGGTGACAATCAGTTAACTACGGTTTCAAAACACAACAATTGATTAGCTGCCATGTTTTCACATCATAACAGATAAAGAGAATTTCTTTTTTACGATTATAAGATATGAATGcgtaaacaataataaaatcatgCACAGAGTCCTAAGTTTATGGTATATtgtacatgcattggttcaagaattggataaacattatttttcaccagtcacttGTTTCATCTGACTTTAAAAACACTTTATATCCATATTTATCCACACaatgaaaatggaaaataatCACACTTTAATAACAGATAAAAGTAACATTTAACAATACaattaaatctttgttattttttccaGGTTTACCAGAATTAGAGAAAGTTGTTGTGATACCATTTGTACCAGATGCATTATTTGATTTgtctaatataaaaaatgggtaagtttgttgtttatttttttatcatgttaatgAGTATAATACCACTTTCTCCACAGTTTTATTATACATAACCAAAGATCATAAGGGACAACATCTAAagatcaatgtaggataaaaaaaaacttaaatcaaatagtttgggggtgggttGGGGATTaaaattgctgcaagttttgtttatccaAAATCAATTTTTCATATATCCATATTTGTCAATCAATTTTCccaaaattaagttaagagaaGGGTGGATTTTAGTGAAAAAACATTgtgaattaagatttttatttatctatttcacTTGTCAGTAAGAATGGCATTTGTGCCCTTTTAAATGCCTTCAAAAGAGTAAAGATTCCATTTTGAaacggatttttgtgacaaaaatgttggTTATTGATTTTGGGATGTACTGCGGCCGGGTGGCAGGGCGGGCGGCAACCAAATGTTGTCGGTGCATTTACTCAttaactgttcaaccaaagcttttcaaattttaatatatggttacagacaacaaaatgaaggtcaagttcaataatgacgattttgacttttaccgttcaggagttatggttcttgaaagattgaaaaatggcttttccagtcgtgtccgtgcatttacgcatgaactgttcaaccaaagcttcccaaatttatgtatgttgttactgatgacaaaatggaggtcaagttcaatattgacgattttaacttttactgttcaggagttatggttcttgaaagattgaaaaatggcatttccagtcgtgtctgtgcatttacgcatgaactgttcaaccaaagcttcccaaattttagtatgttgttactgatgacaaaatggaggtcaaattcatttatgacgattttgacttacgccgttcatcagttatggttcttatGATATTGGCAggatacaaataaatgttaataaatcccgTTTGCTATCGTTGTAACAGCCTCTTGTATCAAGTATTATGTCAATAAAGTTATTGTTTGATAAtgcatgttttctttaaatttagatGTGCTTTAAAAGGTTTTTTACCAAACTCGGATGAAGTAACAGAATTAAAATTTGAGCAAGTTCCATTTAATCATCCCCTGTTTATCATGTACTCCTCAGGAACAACTGGTGCTCCTAAATGTATGGTTCACTCTGTTGGGGTAAGTGTATTATAGACACATCAAATAAAGTAACAGTAGTGgcacatttttattgtttttcagtaTATGAtgcaaaattattattatttaaggaGGTGTACTGTAATTcatatttacatgtttaatacCTTCTTGAAAATGCATATATTATAAACCTCTGTATATGTTAACAACCACCAGTCAACCTATAATGTTGGGGTGCTAGCTGAAGTTCTTATTTATGTTATCTCATTAGCAGCTACTATTTATTCAATCTTGTTCATTTTAATTGGTAAAACCGACATTATATTTTCTAGGGGACATTACTTAAGCACATGGAGGAGCATGTGATACAAAGTGATATGGATAGAGATGATATTATGTTATATTATACAACGGTaagtacaaaattatttttgaaattcataataccaaatatttatgaatttggtTTCACTTTATGCAATTTCTAGAACAATAACTATGCACAAAACGTGTTTTATGTGATTTATCATTCAATAGAAAAAGCTAGAAGATTGCTtatgttactatgtaaaacAACAGATAGAAGACAAGGATTTGAACACTTCAAATCTTACATGAAGATGGCATCATATGATAAAGACAGAAAATAGTATAATCTAAAACTAGGGTAGAAGCaaagatattatatatttattttttttaattatgatcaGAATGTAAATTTAGAGAAAGGGGTTGTAAGATAAGTAATCCagttcagtggcggatccagaaattttcataagtgtgggcccactgactgacctaagagggggcctgctccagtcacgctttagtgattccctatataagcaaccaaatatTTTCCCAAAAGGGGGGGGGCCCGGAACTCCCGGCCCCCTAAATCAGCCTCTGCAGTTGTCTATATAACATCCACCTCTCTAAGACATTTAAAACAGACATCTATTCAAaggtttattttcatttatttgatttaatatacTTTACATGCAAGTTCAACACTGTATTGATGGTCATAGTATCCTATATATTGTGACCTAATTATAGGTTGGTTGGATGATGTGGAATTGGTTGGTATCAGTTTTGGCTGTTGGAGCTGCTATTGTTTTATATGATGGTTCACCTCTGGTACCAAAAGATACAGTTCTGTGGGATTTGATAGATGAAATAGGgtaatgttattattattttttcaaaaaattatataatgatTTGACCAATGATTGATAATCATTTAGCTCATATGAACTAGAGTTTGTATTAGATTATAcacaaaaagttgaaaaggaaggttaaacataaattaaaagatGTGAGATTAATcgtaaatcaacaaaatattgtttgaattAAACACAATTATGTTCTCATTCGTTCCTTAACCGaacattagaccgttggttttcccgtttgaatggttttacactagtaattttggggccctttatagcttgttgttcggtgtgagccaaggctccgtgttgaaggccgtactttaacctataatggtttaatttttaaattgttatttagatggagagttgtctcattggcactcacaccacatcttcctatatctatatagctACACTGAAAACTGAGCTTCGAATGAATATATACTgtagtttgataaaaaaaaagaaaactattcCTGCTTTTGAAATTAGTGCAACTTAAGTTGTAACTTTACaatcaaaatataacataagTTAAAGGTCCAATTTGAACCAATGGTCAATTAGAGTGAATAAACAATCACACTTGAATGTACAAGTGAATACGCAATGGAGTCAGGTGAATTAGATAACAgggataaaaacatttaatgtgGATTGACTAATTTTCATTGATTGAGGAACATTGTATTTATCAAGGATATTCATTTTTAGCATAAAAACATACATTCTccattaaacttttaaatatgttgGCTTATCAATACTGCTGAAATCCAAGAAAAGGTTTGTTGTGTTTATCGAAGTAAGTTTAACATTGATGTTCATtgttagaattttaaaaaaaagttttaacataGACACTTTCATGCTAATTAGCCTGTTTTGAATATCACGAATAAAACAAGATTTAAATACCCCAATGgtcaagtaaacaaataacacaTGCAAAGAATGAACACCATTTGCgtgtatggtcttgaggaaacgatgattgTCCGACGGAAGGGGACAATAATTGGCTGAcctgttaagagagagccatatctcttgcacgttaaagacacccttgtagatttcgaaaaagagcaggctaatgccgctacaaggcagcactcgcacccgcaaagtggaaagggattaatataagttgcaaaacttgtttttcaATCCActataattaaatatgtttaaactaaagaatgaaaaaataacttgtattccattgaattttgatattaaagCAGATTTTGATCATTTGAATTTCAGGATAACATTTTTAGGAACAAGTGCCAAATGGTTAGCAGTAATGGAGGATAGAGGATTAAAACCAGGTGAATATGATAATTAAGTATCCTGTATAATAATGTACCATATAGTATTAAAGTACTTGACTAATTTTCACAAGAACCAGGTGAGCTGTTACAGACATAATTTCTTGATTGAAAAGTACTTTTTACCAAAATCGAGAGAaaagatttgaaattaaatttgacaTATAAAATTGCTTTTGTTTTTAACCCATAAGATAATGAAAATGAACctcacaaaaaaatatgaccaaataaacaataaaatttcagACATTTCTACATCTTATggtatctattttataaaaattgcacCTAAAGTTacttggtaatatttttttgaaaaatatttattttggttgaaatgataggacatttTTTGAATGAGGAACTGACTTTTGTCCTATGACTGTACATCACATAGAAATGAGTTTgattgaaacaaaaatgaattaatatttgcacttttaattatattttttcttacttgttgatttcattgtttttaaaggTAAAACACACAAACTGGAAAGTCTGAAAGCCATATTATCTACTGGATCTCCATTAAAACCACAGTCATATGATTATGTATACACAGATATAAAGAAAGATCTACTCCTAGCTTCTATCTCAGGTAATATATTGCTTACTAATTTATTGAATTGtgtttattatatacttttaatcTTCAAGATGTAATGCTGTAATAtatgattgattggtgtttaacaacaattttaacatgtCTATAGCTAGTATATTGCTATTTCTTTGTGGTTAGCTTTTATTGGTGAAGGAAGCTGTACTGATGATAAACTTTAAGAAAGATCAAACAATTGacaatttctgtaaaaattgtctttttttgaagtataaaaatagagattttactgaagatatattttgaaatagacatttacataaaggtggtaccaaactaaaattaatttggcttgtctaattttcattaaattttaacaaaatatttactttgcccctttgacaaaaacattaaaatttaaaaaaacttgaaccagacacattatcagaaaaatttggttggatatatagcagtttgacaaacgacaaatttttatcattgataaGTTTCATATTTTCTTAACAAAAGAACCTGATTAAAATTTTCAGCTGATTtcaaagagttatctccctgtagtgttattaTACCACCTTAACATGTGTTTAAATGAGTATAATGCTGTACATCatcatacattttaaataagtGAATACTTTTCTCTATTTGTGTAGGTGGAACAGATATAATAGCCTGTTTTATGGGTCAGAATTGGACTGTACCAGTATATAAAGGAGAGATCCAGGGTCCTAATTTGGGCTGCGCCATAGAAACCAGGGATGAAGAAGGTAAATATATCAATTCATTCTTCAAGAATTAGTATTTTTCCTTCCTTGAGGAACCTGCATGATTTTGAAATGGTAGCTCATTGGTTAATGTTCAATTCAAAGAGTAATTAATTTTTCAGTTGCTTGTTTTTAATGCACACTTAGAAAgctgaaatatattaaaaagtttgatgtctttttttttgtttttttggttaaCTAAAGTCATAATGGGTTCTTAGTGTTTTGTTCTATAgattaaattgttaaataagAAGTAAACACTAAATATTTACAGAGCCATAAGGCATACGCTTATCACACCTAATAGAAATCCCTCAAAActtcatattaaataaaaatatttattttcattttgtttgctATAATATTTACTAAGATATATATTACAACCTTAATTTGTTGTAGGTAAACAAGTCTTTGATGAAGCAGGAGAACTTGTCTGTACCAAACCATTTCCATCAATGCCTGTATTTTTCTGGAATGATCTGGATGGAAAGAAGTACAAAAAGGCTTACTTTGAAATGTTTCCAGGTATTAAACttgatataatataaataataatatagaaTATCATCATTATTGGGTACCAAATGTTTTGATTACAAATGAagattattgtatatataagaacattcatgtataaaacaaaaagggcccaaaactGCATGCAACAATGTATATGAGTAAAATTTACCAGATGTGTATGGAAATTAAATTGAAACTTGAATAAGAAAAGActgaaaatgatgaaaaaatcaAGTTCATGATTTATATTAGATATTtgagaaaatttaaaagataattttcaatgtttagatttgatgttatttgtttattaattgtAGGTGTCTGGGCACATGGAGATCATTGCTGTATCAATAGTCAGACAGGTGGTATTGTTATGTTAGGAAGAAGGTAAGAAATATGATAGTTGACAGATTATatctcttttaaaataataagcTACTAATGGCAAAAttgatatgaatattttaaatttgcacCAAAGTCATTTTACATGTGCATTcgaataaataaactcatcatagataccaggactaaatttagtaaatacgccagacgcatgtttcatctacaaaaagactcatcagtgacgctcaaatccaaaaaagttaaaaaggccaaataaagtacgaagcgATAATACCACTAAAGTAAGCCAATGTATTTTATTGCAGAGGAAAACCAGAAGAAAAGATGAATTTCAGTCCTCGAAACAATACTCAGAATAAACTAAATATTGAATAGCACAAACTCTTTAATAACATTGCTTGTTGATGATCATCTGTATTTGGAATTAGTTGTTGCTCCACTAGTGACACCAGTCATCGTACTCATGTCAAACAATTCCTAGTGGCACCAGTCATCGTACTCATGTCAAACGATTCCTTGcccattttaacaaattatgacCAAGAGTATTACTTGTTTTGTAAGAAACTGAGATCTgctattataaacaaataatgaacaaatattaatagaaaactgatcaaattgttattttaggGAAAAGTCCAGTTTTATGAATTGAACATTGTAGTACTAAAGGAGTGCCTCAATGAGGATagcatttttttactttcttttttgttaGAGTCTGATGATAATACGTAATAAGACCCTTCACTTGCTATGCTTTTATAAGTATTAATGATCAGATGACCAtcattattaacatctatttcaGTGATGGTGTATTGAATCCTAATGGTGTTAGATTTGGTAGTGCTGAAATCTACAATGTAGGTTAGTAAGTCTATAATAAGTTAACAGTATGAACAATTTACATTGGACATGCATGTCACAGCAATTCTTGTCCTTAAACTATAGTACCATAATTGGGCTTGTATATTTCCCACTGGCAATTTGTTCTCGCCCCCACGAAAATTCAGGTAAAAAAACATCTACATGTATTATAACCTTGCTGGCTAAAGATACTGGAAGGTTTTGGTTGGTCACTGCCCTTTACtatttcattttacaaaataatgttttccCAATGTAAAAGTAGGAGTAGCCATTTTTGTCACATGATTTAGATGCAGACATATTAATTGTAATCAATGACTTCAAGTAATATAACAGATTACGGGAACAAAAATCATCAAAGATATCTCGTTTATAATTTGGTATGCCTAATGTGaattcatctacataagactcatcaaatAAACTTCCCCACCAAAAAAACATTCCACTGTTGAAGAAATACCCACACCCCTATAGAGTTTTACTAGCTCTGAAGTCAGcacttttgtataataaaaaaaattgctgacTTCAGATCTAGTAATACTCTATAGGGGTGCGGGTATTTCTCCAACAGTGGAATGTTTTTTTGTGGGGGAATTTTATTTCAAGCAAGCAGCTTTTATTGCCATACAATGATGGCTTAAAAATGCAttccattaaaatatatttccttatgtttaaagatttattaagttgttaaaaaagaaactaaagAATATGTTATACTACATTTTTCACATGCTCTACACTGA from Mytilus trossulus isolate FHL-02 chromosome 8, PNRI_Mtr1.1.1.hap1, whole genome shotgun sequence includes the following:
- the LOC134681008 gene encoding acetoacetyl-CoA synthetase-like yields the protein MDCAGDSGCLVPPIKWEPQCSENTKIDKLRKLINDKYSVNLKTYKEFHQWSCDNYSEFWEEVFKFTDIIYSQPYSQVVDEEKNIADIPEWFSGCHLNFTENILRYNDDRVAVFATGEGLGVSKMTFRQLRESVTKYATALKKMGVQKGDRVVGYIPNCCEALEAMLAVASIGAVWSSTSPDFGVQGVLDRFTQIRPKVIFSVNAVWYNGKIHNHLDKLAQVVQGLPELEKVVVIPFVPDALFDLSNIKNGCALKGFLPNSDEVTELKFEQVPFNHPLFIMYSSGTTGAPKCMVHSVGGTLLKHMEEHVIQSDMDRDDIMLYYTTVGWMMWNWLVSVLAVGAAIVLYDGSPLVPKDTVLWDLIDEIGITFLGTSAKWLAVMEDRGLKPGKTHKLESLKAILSTGSPLKPQSYDYVYTDIKKDLLLASISGGTDIIACFMGQNWTVPVYKGEIQGPNLGCAIETRDEEGKQVFDEAGELVCTKPFPSMPVFFWNDLDGKKYKKAYFEMFPGVWAHGDHCCINSQTGGIVMLGRSDGVLNPNGVRFGSAEIYNVVESFKEIQDSVCVAQRKKDNSEERVVLFVKMATGSSFSSELVTRIKTCIRNELSVRYVPTVVLPIDDIPYTINSKKVEAAVRKAMMGEEVVQKGALANPQCLELYQNIKELQNY